A genome region from Salvia splendens isolate huo1 chromosome 19, SspV2, whole genome shotgun sequence includes the following:
- the LOC121778480 gene encoding uncharacterized protein LOC121778480, producing the protein MDHFTDPYDHGWDDYSYFEWTNPNQQYQGPPPQGHHQAFQGSDENHVYWPPDQEEFTPCFQPQEFVQLQSNHPPMPTKCLEEMMEDLIASQQLMQNNLQSNYNVVHEMQDEQYEQMISLDHLACQMAQLATSINDMRGNGGGISAQAQPPRVENLDQITIRSGKELKASFHNNSNNRPGESLDQGLRLPSPIHCPSQETAWFEDEDNSDEEIEENVIIQPNGHTSIPLRPEEAIMKWCNKLEHSKSASKLPNPGELPSLRAEEKLAPLEVRSPKLELKPPPTNLKHVCFGENDTFPVSINSDLENGQGEKLIKEFKGPDFLEAKFFQDMYALPSIEEQVELEELSECKLFKTQGLSSEEIEAEIMTWCKKRNHTNPPERCKLSDPKELPSQNELPSPRVEKELLSLEIYLPKLELNAFPSNLKFLEEKDIIPMISNGSLDRSREDKTIKAFKRHKEVTGWTLIDNMLCISPNVSMIYMSSEKGSKLYRDPKRKLNASAWKDWKVRFDDDFLEEHRYPAQFVEQGSLDATVGKVAEAEGSAKPAHEAGIETQGGSCTSSATTYRISPYPPLCAGEVISIQPSLLFVVYICGMCDVCVYLKFFGVVALSALFCMFCGLAGLCNCILCC; encoded by the coding sequence ATGGATCATTTTACAGATCCTTACGATCATGGATGGGATGATTACTCCTATTTTGAATGGACCAATCCAAACCAACAATATCAAGGTCCACCACCACAAGGACACCACCAAGCTTTCCAAGGGTCAGACGAAAATCATGTTTATTGGCCTCCCGATCAAGAGGAATTCACTCCGTGTTTCCAGCCACAAGAATTCGTCCAACTCCAATCAAATCATCCGCCAATGCCGACCAAGTGCTTAGAAGAAATGATGGAGGATCTAATCGCATCCCAGCAACTCATGCAAAACAATTTGCAATCCAATTACAATGTGGTGCATGAGATGCAAGACGAACAATATGAGCAAATGATTAGTCTTGATCATCTTGCATGCCAAATGGCACAATTGGCGACATCCATCAATGATATGCGTGGGAATGGTGGAGGAATTTCTGCTCAAGCGCAACCACCAAGAGTGGAGAATCTTGATCAGATCACCATTAGGTCCGGGAAAGAGTTGAAAGCTTCATTCCACAATAACTCAAACAACAGACCGGGTGAATCATTGGATCAGGGGCTCAGATTGCCCAGTCCAATACACTGCCCAAGTCAGGAGACTGCTTGGTTTGAAGATGAAGATAATAGCGATgaggagattgaagagaatGTCATCATTCAACCCAATGGGCATACATCCATACCTTTGAGGCCAGAAGAGGCTATCATGAAGTGGTGCAACAAATTGGAGCATTCAAAGTCTGCCAGCAAGCTGCCCAATCCAGGTGAACTGCCCAGTCTGAGGGCAGAGGAGAAATTGGCACCGTTGGAAGTTCGGTCACCTAAATTGGAGTTGAAGCCGCCACCCACCAACCTTAAACATGTCTGCTTTGGGGAAAATGACACTTTCCCCGTTAGCATCAATAGTGATTTGGAAAATGGCCAAGGTGAGAAGTTGATCAAAGAGTTTAAAGGTCCCGACTTTCTTGAAGCCAAATTTTTTCAAGATATGTATGCATTGCCCTCTATTGAAGAACAAGTTGAGCTCGAAGAACTTAGTGAATGCAAATTGTTCAAGACTCAAGGGCTTAGTAGTGAGGAAATAGAGGCTGAAATAATGACTTGGTGCAAGAAGAGGAATCACACAAACCCACCTGAGAGATGTAAACTCTCTGATCCTAAGGAACTGCCCAGTCAGAATGAACTGCCCAGTCCAAGAGTGGAGAAAGAGTTGCTATCATTGGAGATTTATCTACCTAAATTGGAGTTGAATGCATTTCCTTCCAACCTCAAATTTTTGGAAGAAAAGGACATTATTCCCATGATCAGCAATGGTAGCCTGGACAGGAGTCGAGAGGACAAGACAATCAAAGCTTTCAAGAGGCATAAGGAGGTGACCGGTTGGACCTTGATCGACAATATGTTGTGTATAAGCCCCAATGTTTCTATGATTTACATGAGTTCAGAGAAGGGTTCCAAACTCTACAGGGATCCTAAAAGGAAGTTGAATGCTTCTGCTTGGAAGGATTGGAAAGTAAGATTTGATGATGATTTTTTGGAAGAACACAGGTATCCTGCCCAGTTTGTTGAACAGGGCAGTCTGGATGCCACAGTGGGTAAAGTAGCCGAAGCCGAAGGATCCGCCAAGCCAGCACATGAGGCTGGGATCGAAACCCAAGGAGGCAGCTGCACCAGCTCCGCCACCACCTATCGCATCAGCCCATACCCCCCGCTTTGTGCGGGGGAGGTGATTTCTATCCAACCCTCTCTTTTATTTGTTGTATATATTTGTGGAATGTGTGATGTATGTGTTTACTTAAAGTTTTTTGGTGTTGTGGCCTTGTCGGCCTTGTTTTGCATGTTTTGTGGCCTTGCCGGCCTTTGtaattgtattttgtgttgttag
- the LOC121780369 gene encoding F-box protein CPR1-like, whose product MTRGFFVNLPTENTINILSRISVRDVLSCKCVCKSGLELLNSREFVKSHLSKSVSGLAVVRSGVESNSYEIFEFQDSLDLEHHNLRYSLVTKFVFPRAEALRGSANGLVFMTGDKPCDLYVCNPVTRDFIKLCPYSVSLDSSSNIVAFGFGVTKMTGQHKVVRVVCDYELAENSFRITVTRSHCEVYTLGTRTWRSIVPGDKLMYDSYGVFLHGNLHWLVVDPQAPSRISCFDLETERFSTFSHPPLLTKGGSVGSLSVLEGRLCLCDNSSEGKIIIWVLREYGVAKSWTKEYVINKDAELCGDYVLVSPIKVFKNGDILFKCDESLLFHYNGRTKSLQKIEMFDAHGGDQSRVDAIPHTSSFPSLRNFGMEDLYSF is encoded by the coding sequence ATGACGAGAGGATTCTTCGTGAATTTACCGACAGAAAACACGATTAATATCCTCTCAAGGATCTCCGTCCGAGACGTTCTGAGCTGCAAGTGTGTTTGCAAGTCGGGGCTCGAGTTACTCAACTCTCGCGAGTTTGTCAAGTCTCATCTTTCTAAATCAGTGTCGGGGTTGGCTGTGGTACGCTCTGGTGTGGAGTCTAACTCGTACGAAATCTTTGAATTTCAAGACAGCCTTGACCTTGAGCACCATAATCTCCGCTACAGTTTGGTCACCAAGTTTGTTTTTCCTCGTGCTGAAGCGCTTCGGGGTTCAGCTAATGGGTTGGTTTTTATGACGGGTGACAAACCTTGTGATCTTTATGTATGCAACCCTGTAACACGAGACTTTATAAAGCTTTGTCCGTATTCTGTCTCTCTCGACTCTTCGTCTAATATAGTTGCATTTGGATTTGGAGTGACCAAAATGACTGGTCAACATAAGGTGGTTCGGGTTGTCTGTGACTATGAGTTAGCAGAGAATTCGTTTAGAATTACAGTTACCAGATCTCACTGTGAGGTGTACACTCTTGGGACACGAACATGGAGAAGTATCGTACCCGGTGACAAGCTAATGTATGATTCGTATGGGGTATTTCTTCATGGAAATCTTCACTGGTTGGTGGTAGATCCACAAGCCCCATCACGAATTTCTTGCTTTGATCTTGAAACAGAGCGTTTCAGCACCTTCTCCCATCCTCCTCTGTTGACCAAAGGTGGGTCTGTTGGGAGCTTGTCGGTTTTGGAGGGTCGTCtatgcttatgtgataattcaTCTGAAGGAAAAATCATCATCTGGGTGTTGAGGGAATATGGGGTGGCGAAGTCTTGGACAAAGGAATATGTCATCAACAAAGATGCCGAGCTTTGTGGAGATTACGTGCTTGTTTCCCCTATTAAGGTTTTCAAGAATGGTGACATCTTGTTTAAATGTGATGAGTCCTTGCTGTTCCACTACAATGGCAGGACAAAATCGTTGCAGAAGATTGAGATGTTTGATGCTCATGGTGGAGATCAATCTCGTGTAGATGCAATACCCCACACCTCAAGCTTTCCATCCCTGAGAAATTTTGGAATGGAAGACTTATATTCGTTCTGA
- the LOC121778875 gene encoding putative F-box protein At3g10240 yields MGRDFFQILPSELTSSILSRLPFRRAAISKCVCKSWLNLLDSDYFDIKTPPALVCLKSNPSHFTIFEIEDEADLESHDLHYVQLTNFHSPHGCEPTGCTAANGLLLLYTERRDVENPVYICNPLTRQYIVLCHPKKYAFDETVFYFDFCVSEISGQYKVVCITQAGGSHYCHVYTLGTGIWRRVETGVASGFTFCYLVQHAACNGNLHWTVDLMDRPCFRICGFDVETECFSIFSPPSALTLLEDRVDDLYLMLNVVRDCLCFCYTEDYEIIIWLMKEYRVEESWSIEYKLSTIGFDIEGGWVNNFVCPIKVFKDGDVLMILDGEDLIYYSHKTRTIQQVCMFNDADEEDYANVATIFTPSLFNLKSFGLENVISF; encoded by the coding sequence ATGGGGCGTGATTTCTTCCAAATTCTGCCATCAGAATTAACGTCCAGCATCCTCTCACGCCTCCCATTCCGAAGGGCTGCAATCAGCAAATGTGTTTGCAAATCATGGCTCAATCTGCTCGATTCCGACTATTTCGATATAAAAACCCCTCCCGCCCTAGTTTGCTTGAAGAGTAACCCATCTCATTTCACGATTTTCGAAATTGAAGACGAAGCCGATTTGGAGAGTCACGATCTTCACTATGTTCAGCTAACGAATTTCCACAGCCCTCACGGATGCGAACCAACGGGATGTACCGCTGCGAATGGATTGCTTCTTCTATACACAGAAAGAAGGGATGTTGAAAATCCGGTTTACATATGCAATCCTCTCACTCGTCAATATATCGTGCTCTGCCATCCTAAGAAATACGCCTTCGATGAAACTgtgttttattttgatttttgtgtGAGCGAAATAAGTGGGCAATATAAGGTGGTCTGTATCACTCAGGCCGGTGGATCCCACTATTGTCATGTATACACTCTTGGAACAGGAATATGGAGGCGCGTTGAAACTGGCGTTGCTTCTGGTTTCACATTCTGTTATCTTGTTCAACATGCTGCATGTAATGGCAACCTCCATTGGACGGTAGATCTTATGGATAGACCTTGCTTTCGGATCTGTGGTTTTGATGTTGAAACAGAATGTTTTAGCATCTTCTCTCCTCCTTCAGCTCTAACTCTTCTTGAAGATAGAGTTGATGATTTATATTTAATGCTTAATGTTGTTAGGGACTGCTTGTGTTTTTGTTACACAGAGGATTATGAAATTATCATCTGGCTGATGAAAGAATACAGAGTTGAGGAATCTTGGTCCATAGAGTACAAGTTGAGTACTATTGGTTTTGATATCGAAGGTGGTTGGGTTAACAATTTTGTTTGTCCGATCAAAGTTTTCAAAGATGGTGACGTTTTGATGATACTGGATGGAGAAGACCTTATCTACTACTCCCACAAAACAAGAACTATTCAGCAAGTATGTATGTTTAATGATGCAGATGAGGAGGATTATGCTAACGTTGCCACGATTTTCACTCCTAGCCTTTTCAACCTAAAGAGTTTCGGATTAGAGAATGTGATCTCGTTCTAG